A section of the Candidatus Tanganyikabacteria bacterium genome encodes:
- the thrS gene encoding threonine--tRNA ligase: MDSARQVPVTLPDGAVREVPGGTTVLQLAEQLSRSLAKKAVGARIDGQRADLRTPLTRPAKVEIVTPDDADALFFLRHSAAHLLAEAVLELWPETRLAIGPVIADGFYYDFDRPQPFSPEDLEKIEEVMRKHAQADEQISRSEIDEEVARAKVAEFRQAGDVYKAELLEGILGEPGSVVSFYSQGPFSDLCEGPHVPSTGAIKHFKLLSVAGAYWRGDEKNKMLQRIYGTAYFKEDDLKAHLHRLEEAQKRDHRRLGKELDLFGQYEDVGPGLIVWHPKGARIRNEIENFWREEHYRGGYELVYSPHIAKTTLWDRSGHTGYYKDNMFSGMDVDGQEYLVKPMNCPYHIQIFASRTRSYRDLPLRYSELGTVYRYERSGVLHGLLRVRGFTQDDAHLFCRPDQIESELDRVVDFVLFILRTFGFKDFKAFLATRPEKFVGEPEVWDRATEALRGALMKNGLAFEVDEGGGAFYGPKIDLKLTDVLGRDWQCSTIQVDFNNPERFDLGFTGQDGRQHRPVMIHRALMGSMERFFGCLVEHYGGAFPLWLAPTQVAILPINEEVDAYAQDVAARLRDKGMRMEYLGADEHLNTRIKEMQRQKVPYMAVVGKREADAGSVALRTRGGKQEVVTVSDLLARLGEEAATRAC, from the coding sequence CGAGATCGTGACGCCCGACGACGCGGACGCCCTCTTCTTCCTGCGCCACAGCGCCGCGCACCTGCTGGCCGAGGCCGTGCTGGAACTGTGGCCGGAGACCAGGCTCGCCATCGGCCCGGTCATCGCCGACGGGTTCTATTACGACTTCGACCGGCCGCAGCCGTTTTCGCCCGAGGATCTCGAGAAGATCGAGGAAGTCATGCGCAAGCACGCGCAGGCCGACGAGCAGATCTCGCGCAGCGAGATCGATGAAGAGGTCGCCCGGGCCAAGGTCGCCGAGTTCCGGCAAGCGGGGGACGTGTACAAGGCGGAACTCCTGGAGGGCATCCTCGGCGAGCCCGGGAGCGTCGTCAGCTTCTACTCGCAAGGCCCGTTCAGCGACCTGTGCGAAGGGCCGCACGTGCCTTCCACCGGCGCGATCAAGCATTTCAAGCTCCTCTCGGTGGCAGGCGCCTACTGGCGCGGCGACGAGAAGAACAAGATGCTCCAGCGCATCTACGGCACCGCCTACTTCAAGGAAGACGACCTCAAGGCGCACTTGCACCGGCTGGAAGAGGCGCAGAAGCGGGATCACCGGCGTCTGGGCAAGGAACTCGACCTGTTCGGCCAGTACGAGGACGTGGGCCCCGGGCTGATCGTGTGGCACCCCAAGGGCGCCCGCATCCGCAACGAAATCGAGAATTTCTGGCGCGAGGAGCACTACCGCGGCGGCTACGAACTGGTTTACTCGCCCCACATCGCCAAGACAACGCTCTGGGACCGCTCGGGCCACACGGGTTACTACAAGGACAACATGTTCTCGGGGATGGACGTCGATGGCCAGGAGTACCTGGTCAAGCCGATGAATTGCCCGTACCACATCCAGATCTTCGCAAGCCGCACGCGCAGCTACCGCGATCTGCCGCTCCGGTACTCCGAACTGGGCACGGTGTACCGCTACGAGCGTTCGGGCGTGCTGCACGGCCTGCTCCGGGTGCGCGGTTTCACGCAGGACGACGCGCACCTGTTCTGCCGCCCCGACCAGATCGAGTCCGAACTCGATCGCGTCGTCGACTTCGTGCTCTTCATCTTGCGGACCTTCGGCTTCAAGGATTTCAAGGCCTTCCTTGCCACGCGTCCCGAGAAGTTCGTGGGAGAGCCGGAAGTCTGGGATCGCGCCACGGAGGCCCTGCGGGGCGCCCTGATGAAAAACGGCCTGGCCTTCGAGGTCGACGAGGGCGGCGGCGCATTCTACGGCCCCAAGATCGACCTCAAGCTGACCGACGTGCTCGGCCGCGACTGGCAATGCTCGACCATCCAGGTCGACTTCAACAACCCCGAACGCTTCGACCTGGGCTTCACGGGCCAGGATGGCCGGCAGCACCGCCCGGTGATGATCCACCGGGCGCTCATGGGCTCGATGGAGCGCTTCTTCGGGTGCCTGGTCGAGCACTACGGGGGCGCCTTCCCGCTCTGGCTGGCACCCACGCAGGTCGCCATCCTGCCCATCAACGAGGAAGTCGACGCCTACGCGCAAGACGTGGCCGCCAGGCTGCGCGACAAGGGCATGCGGATGGAGTACCTCGGCGCGGACGAGCACCTCAACACCCGCATCAAGGAAATGCAGCGGCAGAAGGTGCCCTACATGGCGGTCGTGGGAAAGCGCGAGGCCGACGCCGGCTCGGTGGCCCTGCGTACGCGAGGTGGGAAACAGGAAGTCGTCACCGTTTCCGACCTTCTCGCACGGCTCGGGGAGGAAGCCGCCACGAGGGCTTGTTAA